One window from the genome of Candidatus Didemnitutus sp. encodes:
- a CDS encoding methyltransferase domain-containing protein, whose product MTASRKNEFPDSDRLNRWRYGLYAPVYDWIAGIFSGQRKVAISALRLQAGQRVLLVGCGTGLDLDFIPTGVAVTGLDLTPGMVRRAEERARRRGLGVTFVVGDARSLPFAPGSFDVVLLHLILAVAPEPERIVAEVDRVLVPGGTVSIFDKFLPAGQTPGLARRLANRVAALAFSELNRTVEPLIATPGWTVRSDEPAGFRGSYRRIIAIKPVSGSK is encoded by the coding sequence ATGACAGCCTCTCGGAAAAATGAGTTCCCTGATTCCGACCGGCTGAACCGGTGGCGCTACGGACTCTATGCCCCCGTTTACGACTGGATCGCGGGCATCTTCTCCGGGCAGCGAAAGGTGGCCATTTCAGCGCTTCGTCTGCAGGCCGGACAGCGGGTTTTGCTGGTCGGCTGCGGGACCGGGCTCGACTTGGATTTCATCCCCACGGGAGTTGCGGTGACCGGGCTCGATCTCACGCCCGGCATGGTGAGACGCGCAGAAGAGAGAGCGCGTCGGCGCGGTCTCGGTGTGACCTTTGTGGTGGGCGATGCTCGCTCGCTGCCTTTCGCCCCCGGAAGTTTCGATGTGGTGCTCCTGCATCTGATTCTTGCAGTCGCTCCGGAACCCGAGCGCATCGTGGCCGAAGTTGACCGTGTGCTGGTCCCGGGTGGCACAGTGTCGATCTTCGATAAATTCCTGCCAGCCGGACAAACGCCCGGTTTGGCCCGCAGGCTGGCCAATCGGGTGGCGGCACTCGCGTTTTCCGAACTGAATCGCACGGTCGAGCCACTGATAGCCACGCCTGGCTGGACCGTGCGTTCGGACGAACCGGCTGGTTTCCGCGGCTCCTATCGCCGCATCATCGCGATCAAGCCGGTGTCGGGCTCCAAGTAG